One genomic window of Magnolia sinica isolate HGM2019 chromosome 3, MsV1, whole genome shotgun sequence includes the following:
- the LOC131240951 gene encoding protein GRAVITROPIC IN THE LIGHT 1-like, whose amino-acid sequence MDSIKPVSSNVNGLVQTFAKKVLRFRTSGIAPDDGLRKVKLPENTVVDPSPKACFSQPLDGPSIEEEKEKLRKREAMEALLAKLFASVSAVKAAYAQLQIAQSPYDPETIQSADKVVIAELKKLSELKHFYVKKQILPSQESQLLAEIQEQQNLLKTYEIMGKKLQSQLQLKDSEILFLKEKQQELDGQNRSLEKRLNPSSSLSALNNLHISGLNPNHFILALRHTIKSIRIFVKLMIDEMESAGWDLDAAAHSIEPDAVYVKPFHRCFAFEAYVCRKLFGDFQFPKFSTPSEHSSKQRHRRRHYFDSFMQLKSVKTVEFLMESPESSFGKFCRSRYLASVHPKMEAAFFGDLTQRSLVSSGKVPETPFFGAFAEAAKRVWLLHCLAFSFEPEASIFQVRKGCRFSDMYMESVVDDTGFVADDAPDIRLQVGFTVVPGFMVGKTVVQCKVYLNGWKSSSER is encoded by the coding sequence ATGGATTCCATTAAACCGGTGTCTTCCAACGTCAACGGCTTAGTACAGACCTTCGCTAAGAAGGTCCTCCGTTTCCGAACATCTGGAATCGCCCCTGATGATGGGCTTCGCAAGGTGAAGTTGCCCGAGAACACCGTTGTAGATCCGTCCCCCAAGGCCTGTTTTTCTCAGCCTCTGGATGGCCCCAGCATcgaggaggagaaggagaagcTCCGGAAAAGAGAAGCCATGGAGGCGCTTCTCGCCAAGCTTTTTGCTAGCGTCTCTGCCGTTAAGGCCGCCTACGCCCAGCTCCAGATTGCGCAGTCGCCGTACGATCCCGAGACCATTCAGTCGGCTGACAAAGTTGTGATTGCCGAGCTGAAGAAGCTGTCGGAGTTGAAGCACTTCTACGTGAAGAAACAGATACTTCCCTCGCAGGAATCGCAGCTGCTGGCGGAGATTCAGGAGCAACAGAATCTGTTGAAGACGTACGAGATCATGGGGAAGAAATTGCAGTCGCAGCTCCAGCTCAAGGACTCAGAGATCCTCTTCCTCAAAGAGAAGCAGCAGGAATTGGATGGGCAGAACAGATCGCTCGAGAAGAGGCTAAATCCGAGCAGTTCTCTGTCTGCTCTCAACAATCTCCATATTTCTGGATTGAATCCCAATCATTTCATCTTGGCTCTCCGCCACACGATCAAATCAATCCGAATCTTTGTTAAGTTGATGATCGATGAGATGGAGTCTGCAGGATGGGATCTTGATGCCGCAGCCCATTCCATCGAGCCGGATGCAGTTTATGTGAAGCCGTTCCACAGATGCTTCGCCTTCGAAGCTTATGTCTGCAGAAAGCTCTTTGGAGATTTCCAGTTCCCTAAATTCTCTACTCCAAGCGAGCATTCGTCGAAACAGAGGCACCGACGACGCCATTATTTTGATAGTTTCATGCAGTTGAAGTCCGTGAAGACGGTGGAATTTCTCATGGAAAGTCCTGAATCATCATTCGGGAAATTCTGCCGTTCAAGGTATCTAGCATCGGTGCATCCGAAGATGGAGGCGGCCTTCTTTGGGGATCTCACTCAGAGGAGCCTTGTGAGCTCTGGCAAGGTTCCAGAAACCCCATTCTTCGGGGCGTTTGCAGAGGCAGCGAAGCGGGTCTGGCTTCTGCACTGCTTGGCTTTCTCATTCGAGCCGGAGGCCTCCATTTTTCAGGTGAGGAAAGGGTGCCGGTTTTCCGATATGTACATGGAAAGCGTAGTCGACGACACAGGTTTTGTGGCCGATGATGCGCCGGATATCAGGCTTCAGGTGGGTTTCACGGTCGTGCCGGGATTTATGGTCGGGAAGACTGTCGTACAGTGCAAGGTGTATCTCAACGGCTGGAAGTCATCCAGCGAGCGATGA